One window of the Bartonella bacilliformis KC583 genome contains the following:
- a CDS encoding iron-sulfur cluster assembly scaffold protein: MIDNIYSYTILKHAACISKIGRLNNPDATSKKHAHLCGSTVLVDLKIDNNIVTDFSHEVNACVLGQASSSILAHHIIGKKTQDIKMLHKIIQYMLIKDGPPPSAPFEAFSCLQPIKDYKERHASTMLTFNAVIDCIEQIEEKTND; the protein is encoded by the coding sequence ATGATTGACAATATTTATAGTTATACAATCCTCAAACATGCTGCCTGTATAAGCAAAATTGGGCGTCTTAATAACCCTGATGCAACGTCAAAAAAACATGCCCATCTTTGTGGCTCAACGGTTCTTGTAGATCTCAAAATAGATAATAATATTGTTACAGATTTTTCTCATGAAGTGAATGCATGCGTGCTCGGACAAGCCTCATCTTCGATTTTGGCTCATCATATCATTGGTAAAAAAACACAAGATATCAAAATGTTACATAAAATTATCCAATATATGTTAATAAAAGATGGACCTCCCCCTTCCGCTCCATTTGAAGCATTTTCTTGTTTACAACCTATTAAAGATTATAAAGAACGCCACGCATCAACAATGCTCACCTTTAACGCAGTTATAGATTGTATTGAACAAATTGAAGAAAAAACAAATGATTGA
- a CDS encoding DUF1561 family protein — MKLKPFLFFFSLLMTIHTSSAAPVPQKKPDDPHDKSIHVKVHTGGEYCYAPAFVNGESYVYITYCSSASVKFTRYDLFKRVAWNVNNVWLCMTAPSSVTGIGGQSTEDWDYLLLRPCVINDPNQQWIIEGNAFYTADKKFRVKDYKWYAYISKNKNDYYDHTLSMMDSWAKIIATPVNSNIKTFIGWKFVSGSSFSTYYITDYGSRSDVFDLYYNPDNGHIFRYFPSTGVLSCMTSQQSTSDNWNWVGWKFCDDTVSQTKDIGFWDISQLYGREGPLLDHQGNFLRVTQYGISWGSPYTVKPDYLKQDTQNSPKSEFLFAYDFDRWGRYVNGNLGDTLVYCPAPGKKENVVQTSTSKTRSKRSLPPDFTLTDAWIQRLYDIARSSTVAGQEHIAFCGPCMLHTLQMLAELQEDNIGGPRQSGGYFFDTHPDRDPFISFRQRFPELAERLQTTENYVNLPWHVGEDSYTRTSRVTRSAALMLLPQYNWRPSTMARTEEEMRSRLQDLLTAPPGTAWYVSIVRSDRGGSNIIGHVQPILRTNQGLVLIPTNILHILTLDQFRLALTPTTNIDALIHYLSIGRTQILHSLITYQMAQLDEIPLSVYISQRNCTGEGENRRGNRQLPRTSLLNQCDSGRCAVQ; from the coding sequence ATGAAACTGAAACCGTTTTTATTTTTCTTTAGCCTGTTAATGACTATTCATACCTCTTCTGCAGCTCCTGTGCCACAAAAAAAACCTGACGATCCTCATGATAAATCTATTCACGTTAAGGTCCATACAGGAGGAGAATATTGCTATGCCCCAGCATTTGTGAATGGGGAAAGTTATGTTTACATCACCTATTGCTCTTCTGCCAGCGTTAAATTTACTCGATATGACCTCTTTAAAAGAGTCGCTTGGAATGTCAATAATGTTTGGTTATGCATGACTGCTCCTAGCTCCGTTACAGGGATTGGTGGACAATCTACAGAGGATTGGGATTATCTCCTATTAAGACCTTGTGTGATCAATGATCCCAACCAACAATGGATCATTGAAGGCAATGCATTTTATACAGCTGATAAAAAATTTCGCGTTAAAGACTATAAATGGTACGCTTACATCTCAAAAAACAAAAATGATTACTATGATCATACCCTGAGTATGATGGATTCATGGGCAAAGATTATTGCTACTCCGGTCAATAGTAATATCAAAACTTTCATCGGATGGAAATTTGTAAGCGGCTCTAGCTTCTCTACCTACTATATTACAGACTATGGATCTAGATCAGATGTTTTTGATCTATATTACAATCCAGACAATGGCCATATTTTCAGATATTTTCCTTCCACGGGAGTACTATCTTGCATGACTTCCCAACAATCCACTTCAGATAATTGGAATTGGGTAGGATGGAAATTTTGTGATGATACTGTTTCTCAAACCAAAGACATTGGTTTCTGGGATATTTCTCAATTATACGGACGCGAAGGGCCACTCCTAGATCATCAGGGTAATTTTTTACGCGTTACCCAATATGGTATTAGTTGGGGGTCTCCTTACACAGTTAAACCTGATTACCTGAAACAAGATACTCAAAATTCTCCTAAATCTGAGTTTCTTTTTGCTTATGATTTTGATCGTTGGGGTCGCTATGTCAATGGAAATTTAGGGGATACACTTGTCTATTGCCCTGCTCCGGGAAAAAAGGAAAATGTCGTACAGACTTCTACTTCAAAGACACGAAGTAAACGGTCTTTACCTCCTGATTTTACTCTCACTGATGCATGGATACAAAGACTATATGACATTGCTAGAAGTTCTACTGTTGCAGGTCAAGAACATATTGCTTTTTGTGGCCCTTGTATGCTGCATACTCTGCAAATGCTTGCTGAATTGCAGGAAGATAATATAGGTGGACCTCGTCAAAGTGGAGGATACTTCTTTGATACGCATCCAGATAGGGATCCATTTATCTCCTTTCGTCAAAGATTTCCTGAACTTGCAGAAAGACTGCAAACTACAGAAAATTACGTTAATTTACCTTGGCATGTAGGTGAAGATAGTTATACACGAACGAGCAGAGTAACTCGCTCAGCCGCATTAATGTTGTTACCTCAGTATAATTGGCGGCCTTCAACTATGGCAAGAACAGAGGAAGAAATGAGGAGTAGACTTCAAGACCTGTTAACTGCTCCTCCTGGAACAGCTTGGTATGTTTCAATTGTCAGATCAGATAGAGGTGGTTCAAACATAATAGGTCATGTCCAACCTATTTTAAGAACAAACCAAGGGCTTGTATTAATCCCTACAAACATACTACACATTTTGACTTTGGACCAATTTAGATTGGCGCTTACCCCAACGACAAATATAGACGCATTAATACATTATCTTTCAATTGGGAGGACTCAAATACTTCACTCACTCATAACTTATCAAATGGCCCAACTTGATGAAATTCCTCTAAGTGTTTACATATCTCAAAGAAATTGCACTGGAGAAGGAGAAAATAGAAGAGGCAATAGGCAATTGCCAAGAACTTCTCTTCTTAATCAGTGTGATAGTGGCAGATGTGCGGTTCAATGA
- the plsX gene encoding phosphate acyltransferase PlsX: protein MIRISVDVMGGDYGPEVTIAGAAIAQKHLPKVHFLFYGIDEAVEPVLKKYPDLLSVSHFYATESYTRMDEKPSQALRVGRGKSSMWHAIEAVKNGEADSCVSAGNTGALMAMSYFCLKMIAETERPGIAGIWPTLRNDSIVLDIGATIGASANQLVDFAVMGASMFRSLYNVEKTTIGLLNVGVEEVKGLDEIKKAGIILSKVQFEGLEYKGFIEGNDIGKGMVDVVVTEGFSGNIALKVAEGTAQQISELLKSAMRSSIFSRFGYLLSQSAFRKLKQKIDLDRVNGGVLLGLNGIVVKSHGSASASDFSSAIRIGYEMVNNELLKKIITDLQCFHEKKAIFLNNKGESVIDKETI from the coding sequence GTGATTAGAATTTCTGTGGATGTCATGGGTGGTGATTATGGCCCAGAAGTTACAATTGCAGGAGCAGCAATTGCGCAGAAACATTTGCCAAAGGTTCATTTTTTGTTTTATGGGATAGATGAAGCTGTTGAGCCAGTTTTAAAGAAATACCCTGATTTGCTTTCAGTATCTCATTTTTACGCTACAGAGAGCTATACACGCATGGATGAGAAACCAAGTCAAGCGCTTCGCGTTGGACGCGGTAAATCATCGATGTGGCATGCGATTGAGGCTGTGAAGAATGGTGAAGCTGATTCCTGTGTTTCTGCTGGTAATACTGGTGCGCTTATGGCAATGTCCTATTTTTGTTTAAAAATGATAGCGGAAACTGAGCGTCCTGGGATTGCTGGTATTTGGCCAACTCTTCGTAATGATAGTATTGTTTTAGATATTGGAGCAACGATTGGTGCATCGGCTAATCAATTAGTTGATTTTGCGGTTATGGGCGCTAGTATGTTTCGTTCTTTGTATAATGTAGAGAAAACAACTATTGGACTTTTAAATGTAGGTGTTGAAGAAGTTAAAGGTCTTGATGAAATCAAAAAAGCTGGAATAATATTAAGTAAGGTGCAATTTGAAGGATTAGAGTATAAAGGGTTTATTGAAGGTAATGATATTGGAAAAGGGATGGTTGACGTTGTTGTAACTGAAGGTTTTTCTGGTAATATTGCTTTAAAAGTTGCAGAAGGAACTGCGCAACAAATCTCCGAGCTTTTAAAGAGTGCTATGCGTAGTTCTATTTTTTCACGCTTTGGTTATTTATTGTCGCAAAGTGCCTTTCGTAAACTAAAACAAAAGATAGATCTTGATCGAGTTAATGGTGGCGTGCTTCTAGGTTTGAATGGTATTGTTGTAAAAAGTCATGGTAGTGCCAGTGCTAGTGATTTTTCTTCTGCTATTCGTATCGGTTATGAGATGGTCAACAACGAGCTTTTGAAAAAGATAATTACAGATTTGCAATGCTTTCATGAAAAAAAAGCGATATTTTTGAATAATAAAGGTGAATCTGTGATTGATAAGGAAACCATATGA
- a CDS encoding MerR family transcriptional regulator, with the protein MDKSPDAFRTISEVAELLGLPQHVLRFWETRFPQIKPLKRGGGRRYYRPVDIDFLNGIKQLLYGQGYTIKGVQRLLKENGTAFVIAIGSGDLDAMNVLIEKKHAEKFPESIQTQSKKKSAFGLFEFMKGEEEEPVGAVNSHQNKTDKALLQEALFELIECKRVLDRIQ; encoded by the coding sequence ATGGACAAGAGTCCTGATGCTTTTCGTACAATTAGCGAAGTAGCTGAATTATTAGGATTGCCACAGCATGTATTGAGATTTTGGGAAACACGCTTTCCTCAAATCAAGCCACTAAAGCGTGGAGGTGGAAGGCGCTATTATCGCCCTGTTGATATAGATTTTCTCAATGGTATTAAACAGTTACTTTATGGTCAGGGTTACACTATAAAGGGAGTTCAGCGTCTTTTGAAAGAAAATGGTACTGCTTTTGTTATTGCAATAGGCAGTGGTGATCTTGATGCCATGAATGTTTTGATAGAAAAAAAACATGCAGAGAAATTCCCTGAGTCTATCCAAACTCAATCAAAAAAGAAGTCAGCATTTGGACTTTTTGAGTTTATGAAGGGTGAGGAAGAAGAACCTGTCGGTGCTGTTAATAGTCACCAAAACAAAACTGATAAGGCGTTATTGCAGGAAGCACTCTTTGAATTAATTGAATGTAAGCGTGTACTTGACAGAATACAATAG
- a CDS encoding integration host factor subunit alpha, with amino-acid sequence MTGRTVTRADLASAVCRKVGLSYTESAALVELILSEISDSLVKGEMVKLSCFATFQVRSKSRRIGRNPKTGIEAPIPPRRVVTFKAANILKQRILDVHCAKQK; translated from the coding sequence ATGACAGGTAGGACGGTGACGCGTGCAGATTTAGCGAGTGCGGTTTGCAGAAAAGTAGGCCTATCATACACTGAATCAGCTGCGTTGGTTGAGTTGATTTTAAGTGAAATTAGCGATTCACTTGTGAAAGGTGAAATGGTTAAATTATCTTGTTTTGCGACTTTTCAAGTTCGCAGTAAAAGTAGACGGATTGGGCGTAATCCAAAAACTGGTATTGAAGCGCCGATTCCACCACGGCGTGTTGTAACATTTAAAGCTGCAAATATACTTAAGCAAAGAATTTTAGATGTGCATTGCGCGAAACAAAAATAA
- the yidD gene encoding membrane protein insertion efficiency factor YidD: MIEQHPKQGKIQTRNYAGPWRKTPGRLLGTGLIRLYQITLSNFIGNQCRYMPTCSEYTYEAIARHGLWAGAWMGLFRIVCCNPFGTHGFDPVPTSLGSSYYFYKPWCYRKISTKHNK; the protein is encoded by the coding sequence ATGATTGAACAACATCCAAAACAAGGAAAAATACAAACCAGAAATTATGCAGGTCCCTGGCGCAAAACACCTGGGCGATTACTTGGCACAGGGTTAATACGCCTTTATCAAATAACACTTTCCAATTTTATAGGAAATCAGTGCCGCTATATGCCAACATGTTCAGAATATACCTATGAAGCGATCGCGCGCCATGGTTTGTGGGCTGGTGCCTGGATGGGTCTTTTTCGTATCGTATGTTGTAATCCTTTTGGAACACATGGCTTTGATCCAGTGCCTACCTCCCTTGGTTCTTCTTATTATTTTTATAAACCTTGGTGCTATCGGAAAATTTCTACCAAACACAATAAATAA
- the folE gene encoding GTP cyclohydrolase I FolE, whose translation MHSAVEKVAEDLSLSRENLSLEEVEKAIRTLLLWVGENPDREGLLETPKRIAKVYKELFSGYGESVDEILGVVFEEVAGYDEPVIVKDIFFYSHCEHHMIPIIGKAHVAYLPDKKIVGLSKIARVVDVFAHRLQTQETMTAQVANSLKKYLKPRGLAVLIEAEHMCMAMRGVQKQGAATITTSFHGYYKKDQVAQANFMTITRGIR comes from the coding sequence ATGCATAGTGCTGTGGAAAAAGTGGCTGAAGACCTGTCTTTATCTAGGGAGAATCTTAGCTTGGAAGAAGTAGAAAAGGCGATTCGCACACTATTGTTATGGGTAGGGGAGAACCCAGATCGAGAAGGACTTTTAGAGACTCCAAAGCGTATTGCTAAAGTCTATAAGGAATTATTTTCTGGTTATGGTGAATCCGTTGATGAAATTTTAGGCGTAGTTTTTGAAGAAGTTGCAGGATATGATGAGCCGGTAATCGTAAAAGATATCTTCTTTTATTCACATTGTGAGCATCATATGATTCCGATAATTGGTAAAGCTCATGTAGCATATCTTCCTGATAAAAAAATTGTTGGTCTTTCAAAAATTGCGCGCGTCGTAGATGTTTTTGCTCATCGTTTGCAAACACAAGAAACTATGACAGCTCAAGTGGCTAATAGTTTGAAAAAATATCTAAAACCTCGCGGTCTTGCGGTGTTGATTGAGGCTGAACATATGTGCATGGCTATGAGAGGTGTACAAAAGCAAGGAGCAGCAACAATAACAACAAGCTTTCATGGTTATTATAAAAAAGATCAAGTTGCACAGGCCAATTTCATGACAATAACCCGTGGGATACGTTAA
- a CDS encoding YceD family protein, whose protein sequence is MNIQNVSQMTFVFSYPVSVSSLPVKGIKVHICANQQECAHLAKNHDLLEVKFCEGEFQILPWKKRGVYIKGLLRANIIQSCVVTLEPLENNIHENIEVVFVPEGSNLLKPEMLEDTGELFLDAEGPDAPEIFYGDKIDIGAIVEEFFELSIDRYPRKENISMNILENSEDIEEKSSPFSILKEWR, encoded by the coding sequence ATGAATATTCAAAATGTTTCTCAGATGACGTTTGTTTTTTCTTATCCAGTTTCAGTAAGCTCATTACCTGTTAAAGGTATAAAAGTTCATATTTGTGCAAATCAGCAAGAATGTGCTCATTTAGCTAAGAATCATGATTTACTTGAAGTAAAATTTTGTGAAGGGGAATTTCAGATTCTACCATGGAAAAAACGTGGAGTTTACATAAAAGGTTTATTAAGAGCGAACATAATACAATCATGTGTTGTTACGTTGGAACCTTTGGAAAATAATATCCATGAAAATATTGAAGTTGTATTTGTTCCTGAAGGATCAAATTTATTAAAACCTGAAATGTTAGAGGATACAGGTGAATTGTTTTTAGATGCAGAAGGGCCAGATGCACCAGAAATTTTTTATGGTGATAAGATTGATATTGGTGCAATTGTGGAAGAATTTTTTGAATTATCCATTGATCGTTATCCACGCAAAGAAAATATATCTATGAATATTCTTGAAAATTCAGAAGATATTGAAGAAAAATCATCACCATTTTCTATTTTAAAAGAATGGAGATAA
- a CDS encoding alpha/beta hydrolase: protein MVRFDGVTVKYITFLKYSVFFICIALLAACGNKRAVLWHGINATPSMIAVQREVEGGPVLPKAIVPVYVATSRKMQNNYSQPYGSERSNQVYYNRVDVGIPQQHVKGKVETNTYKPTHDKYFAAAALQKYIDKKHFKQKLNAELAKKKKGKREIFLFIHGYNNNFADGTFRAAQFAYDYSLDVVTVHYSWPSAGAIPLYVYDRDSANFARDGLIELLTVISETNADQISVIAHSMGNFVIMEAFRTLALQRKYKPIRRITSFLMAAPDIDIDVFERQLNDIKKLPNPTAVLVSRKDKALAVSGRLTGGHSRLGDGLSIEMLRKNGIAVLDVSNVDGGAHNVFASSPTLMTLSREGSLSSTIMQGTEFSSSQAMLADSSNVLKETTNFTFYAPIHLFSVVDFDP, encoded by the coding sequence ATGGTAAGATTTGATGGTGTTACGGTGAAATATATAACATTTTTAAAATATTCCGTATTTTTTATTTGTATTGCTCTGCTTGCAGCATGTGGTAATAAACGTGCTGTTCTTTGGCATGGAATAAATGCAACACCCTCTATGATTGCGGTGCAAAGAGAAGTTGAAGGCGGGCCAGTTCTTCCAAAAGCTATTGTTCCAGTGTATGTTGCAACAAGTCGTAAGATGCAAAATAATTATTCTCAACCTTATGGATCAGAGCGGTCAAATCAAGTGTACTATAATCGTGTTGATGTAGGAATTCCGCAACAACATGTGAAAGGTAAGGTTGAAACAAACACATATAAACCCACTCATGATAAATATTTTGCGGCTGCCGCTTTACAGAAGTATATTGACAAGAAACATTTTAAGCAGAAATTAAATGCTGAGTTAGCGAAAAAGAAAAAAGGAAAAAGAGAAATTTTCCTTTTCATTCACGGTTATAATAATAATTTTGCTGATGGTACATTTCGTGCAGCTCAATTTGCGTATGATTATTCTTTAGATGTGGTGACTGTGCATTATTCATGGCCTTCCGCTGGGGCGATACCTCTTTATGTATATGATCGTGATAGTGCTAATTTTGCACGTGATGGACTAATAGAGCTTTTAACAGTTATTAGTGAAACGAATGCTGATCAAATTTCTGTTATCGCACATTCAATGGGCAATTTTGTTATAATGGAAGCATTCAGAACTTTAGCTTTGCAAAGAAAGTATAAGCCAATTCGCCGTATTACAAGTTTTTTAATGGCTGCACCAGATATTGATATTGATGTGTTTGAGCGTCAATTGAATGATATTAAAAAGCTACCGAATCCAACAGCTGTTTTGGTATCTCGTAAGGATAAAGCTCTTGCTGTTTCAGGGCGTCTTACAGGGGGACATTCTCGTTTAGGAGATGGTTTAAGTATTGAAATGTTACGGAAAAATGGAATAGCTGTACTTGATGTCTCTAACGTTGATGGTGGAGCCCATAATGTATTTGCCTCTTCACCAACATTAATGACTCTGTCTCGAGAAGGTTCTTTATCCTCGACAATTATGCAAGGTACAGAATTTTCATCTAGTCAAGCAATGCTTGCTGACAGTAGCAATGTCTTAAAAGAAACAACAAACTTTACTTTTTATGCGCCTATTCATTTGTTCTCTGTGGTTGATTTTGATCCTTAA
- the thrS gene encoding threonine--tRNA ligase produces MSFSISLSFPDGSQRDFPAEITGLELAESISKSLAKKAIAYSLNGVIRDLLDPLEQSGQVEIITRDDPRALQLIRHSCAHVLAEAVQELFPETQVTIGPVIENGFYYDFARQQPFTLEDLNTIEKKMREIIQRNKFFKKEIWSREKAKKIFSDKGELYKVELIDAIPEDQDLKIYYQGDWFDLCRGPHVPSTGQIGNAFKLMKVAGAYWRGDANNPMLTRIYGTAFSNENALKAYLNMLEEAEKRDHRRLGREMDLFHFQEEGPGMIFWHPKGWKMFQNLVSYMRRRLDEHKYDEVNAPQVLDKSLWETSGHWGWYQENMFKTIPATNDWNDEHVYALKPMNCPGHVQIFKHGLKSYRDLPIRLAEFGLLHRYEPSGSLHGLMRVRSFTQDDAHVFCTDEQLADECLKINDLILSTYADFGFEEIILKLSTRPEKRVGSDELWDHAENIMMSVLKTIEKEAKGRIKTSILQGEGAFYGPKFEYTLKDAIGREWQCGTTQVDFNLPERFEVFYINRDSEKCQPVMIHRAIFGSMERFLGILIENFAGHMPLWLAPQQIVVTTITSEANEYAEKITAKLKASGLSAVSDLRSEKINYKIREHSLQKVPVILVCGKRESETNSVNMRRLGSMNQISLPIDQAIKQLTNEAIPPDLRRFMNS; encoded by the coding sequence ATGTCTTTCTCTATTTCTCTTTCTTTTCCTGACGGCTCACAACGTGACTTTCCTGCTGAAATAACAGGTTTAGAGTTAGCCGAGTCTATTTCTAAATCACTCGCAAAAAAAGCAATTGCTTATAGCCTTAACGGTGTCATTAGAGATCTTTTAGATCCATTAGAGCAATCTGGTCAGGTAGAAATTATCACCCGTGATGATCCACGTGCACTTCAATTGATACGCCATAGTTGCGCACATGTTCTTGCCGAAGCAGTACAGGAACTGTTTCCAGAAACGCAAGTTACAATCGGGCCAGTTATTGAAAATGGTTTTTATTATGACTTTGCACGTCAACAACCTTTTACGCTAGAAGATCTTAACACCATTGAAAAGAAAATGCGTGAAATTATTCAACGCAATAAATTTTTTAAGAAGGAAATTTGGTCTCGTGAAAAAGCAAAAAAGATTTTTTCTGACAAAGGTGAGCTTTATAAAGTTGAACTTATTGATGCCATCCCTGAAGATCAAGATCTGAAAATCTATTATCAAGGTGATTGGTTTGATCTTTGTCGTGGTCCGCATGTGCCATCTACTGGTCAAATTGGCAATGCTTTTAAATTGATGAAAGTCGCAGGTGCTTATTGGCGTGGTGATGCGAATAACCCTATGTTGACAAGAATCTATGGTACAGCATTTTCCAACGAAAATGCTTTAAAAGCCTATCTTAATATGCTGGAAGAAGCTGAAAAACGTGATCACCGTCGTTTAGGACGCGAAATGGATCTATTTCATTTTCAAGAAGAAGGCCCGGGCATGATCTTCTGGCATCCAAAGGGTTGGAAAATGTTTCAAAATTTGGTTAGCTATATGCGTAGACGCCTTGATGAACACAAGTACGACGAAGTTAATGCACCTCAAGTTCTTGATAAATCACTTTGGGAAACATCTGGTCATTGGGGGTGGTACCAAGAGAATATGTTTAAAACAATCCCTGCTACTAATGATTGGAATGATGAACATGTTTACGCCCTTAAACCAATGAACTGCCCTGGTCATGTGCAAATTTTTAAACATGGTTTAAAATCTTATCGTGATTTGCCCATAAGACTTGCTGAATTCGGTCTCCTTCACCGTTACGAACCCTCAGGTTCTTTGCACGGTCTCATGCGTGTACGCAGTTTTACACAAGATGATGCGCATGTTTTTTGTACAGATGAGCAATTAGCTGATGAATGCCTCAAGATTAATGACCTTATTTTGTCAACTTATGCTGATTTTGGTTTTGAAGAAATTATTCTCAAACTCTCAACGCGCCCAGAAAAACGCGTCGGTTCTGATGAATTATGGGATCACGCCGAAAATATTATGATGTCTGTTCTCAAAACCATTGAAAAAGAAGCAAAAGGACGCATAAAAACAAGCATTCTTCAAGGAGAAGGTGCTTTTTATGGACCAAAATTTGAATATACATTAAAAGATGCTATCGGCCGTGAATGGCAATGCGGAACAACACAAGTAGATTTTAATCTGCCTGAACGCTTTGAAGTATTCTATATCAATAGAGATTCAGAAAAATGCCAGCCTGTGATGATCCATCGAGCTATTTTTGGATCAATGGAACGATTTTTAGGTATATTAATCGAGAACTTTGCCGGACATATGCCACTTTGGCTTGCTCCCCAACAAATCGTTGTTACAACAATTACATCTGAAGCAAATGAATATGCCGAAAAAATAACGGCAAAACTCAAAGCTTCTGGCCTTTCAGCCGTGTCAGACCTTCGTAGTGAGAAAATTAACTACAAAATACGTGAACACTCTTTACAAAAAGTCCCTGTAATCCTCGTATGCGGTAAACGCGAATCTGAAACAAACAGTGTAAATATGCGCCGTTTAGGAAGCATGAATCAAATTTCTTTGCCGATAGACCAGGCAATTAAACAACTTACAAATGAAGCAATTCCACCAGATCTACGCCGGTTTATGAATAGCTAA
- a CDS encoding beta-ketoacyl-ACP synthase III, which produces MIRSVMCGVGSALPKKKLSNDEIAKFVETSDSWIVQRTGIHQRYIASENETTVSLGIEAAQVALTNAGMTIKDIDCIILATSTPNRTFPSSAVEIQHALGMSHGFSFDVQAVCSGFIFALTIGDVYLRSGEAKRVLVIGSETFSRILDWKDRTTCVLFGDGAGAAILEAREVEGNVAIDRGILSTKLRSNGAHIDKLYADGGPSTTQTIGYLRMKGQEVFKHAVGIVTDVIDDCFAAVGMNPSQLDWFVPHQANKRIIEASAKKLGIKTDKVVITVDQHGNTSAASVPLALATAVQDGRIKEGDLVLLEAMGGGFTWGAVLIRW; this is translated from the coding sequence ATGATTCGATCGGTTATGTGTGGTGTAGGAAGCGCCTTACCTAAAAAAAAATTGTCGAATGATGAGATTGCGAAGTTTGTTGAAACATCTGATTCATGGATTGTTCAGCGTACAGGTATTCATCAGCGTTACATTGCTAGTGAAAATGAAACAACCGTTTCTTTAGGCATAGAAGCTGCACAGGTGGCACTTACCAATGCTGGAATGACAATCAAAGATATTGATTGTATTATTTTGGCGACTTCAACACCTAACCGTACTTTTCCTTCTTCTGCTGTTGAAATTCAACACGCTTTGGGAATGAGCCACGGTTTTTCTTTTGATGTTCAAGCTGTTTGTTCCGGCTTTATTTTTGCGTTGACAATAGGAGATGTTTATTTACGTAGTGGAGAAGCCAAAAGAGTTCTAGTTATTGGATCTGAAACATTTTCTCGAATTTTAGATTGGAAAGACCGTACAACGTGTGTTTTGTTTGGTGATGGTGCAGGGGCAGCTATTTTAGAAGCACGAGAAGTTGAAGGTAATGTTGCTATCGATCGCGGAATATTGTCTACAAAATTGCGCTCTAATGGTGCGCATATAGATAAGTTGTATGCTGATGGTGGTCCTTCAACAACGCAAACAATAGGCTATTTACGCATGAAAGGGCAAGAAGTTTTTAAGCATGCAGTTGGTATAGTAACCGATGTGATTGATGATTGTTTTGCTGCTGTCGGTATGAATCCCTCTCAATTAGATTGGTTTGTACCCCATCAAGCCAATAAGCGCATTATTGAAGCATCAGCTAAAAAGCTAGGAATCAAAACAGATAAGGTTGTAATTACTGTTGATCAACATGGTAATACGTCTGCAGCATCTGTACCGCTAGCTTTAGCAACTGCTGTGCAAGATGGAAGAATTAAAGAAGGAGATTTAGTCCTGTTGGAAGCCATGGGAGGTGGATTTACATGGGGAGCAGTTCTTATTCGTTGGTAA